From the genome of Triticum aestivum cultivar Chinese Spring chromosome 1A, IWGSC CS RefSeq v2.1, whole genome shotgun sequence:
tcttcgtggaccctttgtgggtggttgcttcttcgtggacccttcgtgggtggagccctgtgtggactcgcgcaaccgttacccttgggtggagccctgtgtggactcgcgcaaccgttacccttcgtgggttgaagtctccatcaacgtggatgtaggatagcaccacctatccgaaccacgggaaaaacatccgtgtctccaattgcgtttgaattctccaaacccttccctttacattcttgcaagttgcatgctttactttccgttgcctatatactctttgcatgcttgcttgaattatgtgatgattgcttgacttgtcctaaattagctaaaatctgccaagaactaaaattgggaaaaggttaagtttttatttggtcaagtagtctaatcaccacccctctagacatactttcgatcctacaaccttaacaaggcctgcccaaaggatcccttccccctcccccgcattgatcaaatcatcgatgctaccgcaggacacgattcattgtgtttcctcgacgcatactccggctaccatcaaattaaaatggcggagccagaccaagccgcaacggcattcatcacaccatacggcccattctgcttcaacacaatgcccttcgggctcaaaaatgccggcgcacatatcagcgcatgattcagacatgtctggcaaaccagatcggcaaaacagtggaggcatacgtggatgacgtggtcgttaaaaccaagtatgtcgaaactctagtagacgacttgaggctcacatttgacaacctccgaacatatgacatcaatcTCAATCcggaaaatgtgttttcggcgtaccagccggaaagctcctgggattcattgtctccagtagaggtattgaagctaatccggccaaaatccgagcgttgtcatagttggctaccccaacagacctcaaacaaatacaaaaattaactggatgcgtggcggctctaagccgctttatctcccgcttgggagaaaaggcattacccctttatcgcctcctccggcgcaccgaacacttcgagtggacggatgccgcctcggccggactcaatgaaataaaagtcatattggcaacaaacccagtcctagacatgccaaacattggcgaaccaatgctattatacattgcggcaactcatcaagtagtaagtgtagtgctcgtcgtcgagcgagaagtggacggacacaaattcccccttcaaaagccggtttactatgtgtccactatccttactccatgcaaatcacggtacccgcatcatcaaaagatagcgtacgcggtatttatggcatcccgaaagctgcgacactactttcaagagtgttcgataacggtagcctcggaagtaccacttaacgatattataaacaaccgcgacgcgacaggCGGGATatccaaatgggccattgagctcctcccgttcgacataacttacaagccacggcgagctattaagtcgcaagttttggctgacttcgtagctgagtggacggaagccgaactccctaaagagtacggcacatattcaaactagatcttgcacttcgacggctccaaaatgttggctggtctgggggctggcgtcgttttgacgtccccaacaggagataccattcaatacgtactacagataatgtatacggactccaacaacgcagccgaatatgaggcccttctacatggtctccggatggcagtatccatgggcattcaacgcctagaggtgcgcagggattcgaacctcgcgatatcccagataaatggagacttcgatgtcaaggatccgaaaatggcagcttatcgcaatgtcgtcctaaaaatgtcagctcggttcgaggggctcgaatttcaccatgtggctcgggaaaacaatcaggcggcggacatccttgcccgcatcggcgcaaaacgcaacacggtccctcccaacatatttctggaacggctcttcaagccatccatggcatgggaaggggacaccggtaacaacagtccggacccggccaaaatacccgataacgaactctctgacacaatcggaggctccgccacccaagtaacacaatcagcccacaaaataatggccattattgccccgtggacagaaccattcctagcctacttaactagacaggaacttccggaggaccaaaatgaggcacgctgcatagtacggcgatccaaggcctacagggtccatgagggagaattatacaaaaaaagcgctaccggagtccttcaaaggtgcatctccgaagaggaagggcggaaccttttggcagaaattcacgccggactcggcggtcatcacgccgcagcccgggctcttgtaagcaaggccttccatacaggattctattggccaacggcccgggcagatgcacatgacttggtccaacgttgcgccggttgccagctctttgcaaatcaaagccacatgccacccaccgccctccgaacaatccccattacatggcccttcgcggtctgggggcttgacatggttggaccccttaaagggggaacccacaagaaaaaatacttattggtcatggtggacaaattcaccaaatggatagaggctaaaccggttaaaacagccgaatccggaccggtgatagatttcatatctggggttgtacaccgttatggcgtcccccacagcatcatcactgataatggcacgaacttcatggctgacgaggtaaaactctggtgcagcaaaatgggcatcaaggtcgattatgcttcagtctatcacccacaaaccaacggtcaagtcgaacgagcaaatggtcttataatgagcggcattaaacctagattagtgcgctccttaatggagtctgacatgcactgggtagaggagcttgactccgtactctgggggctgcgaaccacgccgaatcgtagtacctatacaccgtttttatggtgtacggcgcagaggcagtcctgccttgtgacataattcatgactcacctcgagtgcacatgtacgaagaaagagaagccgagctcgatcggcaggacagtctggacaccttggaggaagagcgcgacgtagccaaagcccgtttcgcattttaccagcaacaggctcacagataccaaagcagagaagtacgggccaaaacttataacgttggcgaactagttctacgactgccagataagaaaaagaacaagctcgagcccaaatgggaaggtcccttcattatcgaccaagttctgaccgatggagcgtaccgactgcgggatgcatcgagtagttgactcgagccgaacccatggaacgcagccaggcttcgaagattctacgcctagcatcggactctatgttagtcccctccctttgtccattttctgcatatgcatcatctgtcctgtttccctttctttcttttatttctttaggccttcaagggtcaccttgtgcctcactcgtaCATTACAGATGTGCTAGctgcactcttcatacctgggggcttctttcacagaaacttaagttatttacctgggcctcacgcccaacacatgtgttatacttccgcatgtaccttttttcaccattatatgcatcgatatgacttaagttttggccaagctgggttgcctggctcttgtatttatgccctacgttcccgttaattcggctagggcataaggggagcacctctgtgattgttaccgccagttcagccggacgtgtacctcagactgggtgaagccaaaagctagcgttcttaagggaatattcggtcggtgaacaaaagatgacttttattatccatatctgcccccagatgatttCTCTGTGCTTCTTATCGTAGTCcaaacatgcactttagggcatgcttacccagggaaaggaacccttaacgaaactattctccctggaagatgtttcttactacccatgtaatataacataactagttgggcacttgtctgataaagcactaatgacccttacgcctggtctccacgcatgccccggttcttacataaccgagagggtattcggatacactccggactgtcgggtcccgaggttgaagcaaaaaggtccgccacgacaaacgatctataatccggctagaaggcattatacatgtcactttaaaattacatagtcaatttgactggttgaattcctcttcaataccatccaacaggctgtctagtctacagtcctgttgggaatactttgcggccaattctacttggccgtacactaagctcacagggatctccttcccaatgggccccacaggtccgacttcggccatgtggttcgggtcagccttcgtgtaccgtgtcttcaccatcgcccaggcttccctagcgccctgatggcaggccgatatcttccataatcggaagcgccgccgcgctccctttagcttttctgcaagctctccaaggccttcgggtatggagacggatggccacaaggcctgggcgacgccttgcatcacctgccgaactcgttcgtgcagctgtgagagctcgggaagaaggtcacccgttgaaccgggcatttcctcggcaggacgacctgttagcatacctacagacataactctgtcagccagcttcctcgccgaactctttttcaaagttcgttcaagcacttactaaatatgccgcgtcgaagccgccgattttccttaacagagtccgacagttgggcgcgaacatcttgtagttccacgcccagcttggtgttggcatcttggagatcatttttctcctgcctcaccctcgtaagcacgctctcaccggccttcagctggcgtatgagctgttgcttatccggatttactccagcgtcatctgcaattttatcgtcagatctgcatatacgccgcattctatatgatacttatcattcaaaagatatgttaccagagggggtctctttgggctcccctgctgcggccagtgcggcctgaagttgggctttgcactcttccagctcctgggacagttgagtattcttttctgtaagaacctgcataacaaatgatccttaaatcagttatcctaactgtttcaagtctcaggggctactgatatatataatcatcaaatttctcacccgtatgtcttttacatactgctccgtggctctggctagaccattttgagcggcacggaggtgcgcgtctcccgagttgaaggcatccaatgcctcttgggagaaacaagcgtcacgaagaacagtccggcgacgcctgtggttcatggcactttccacctcggaatgggtggcggatagtttatccgcatcctctgtcggaggagcacccggcgcacgccttgtattcgttcccgcctccgaatccggccttggagcctggcttgtggaggcgcgattggtagcctctccgggtatagtccggcgagcgctctttttcctgaaaagaaggcgtgggcgttaatatgcctctgagaataatgtcttgtaataaggacggcgcgccataccgctgcgccggtgtctcaatccggactgcgggtcttttcagcctgcctggcctcgcggccccttgttggccagtcgccgcaggctcggccttcggcctcgaggacctcccctgcaaaacacggctgttatacggcgatcaaaaacacgcaaggacggatccctttttgaactgctgggacttcggtctcagtcacctgtgaggctggaactagcccagggtaatcggccgtaatggccaccaaagcattgtcattactcgattggtaaaataccccatcgatcagctccacagatatgtccggatcctcctgggaggccgggtcaagggaccgtccagggtcctcgggttgtggaggagggctgtttatctcctttacagcctggcgcagctcctgcgatgaaatcgctagaatgaatacttaactatgggaatacgaaatggatgggcgataaaaagtctccgcttacccagctcggaggattgtacatagaaaatccgccctgcgggttgacacgaaggaattcctcctcttctcccttgtacaaagtggataagatctttattagatcagcagccgatcccggccctttgcggccgtggcgggtggcgtcatcctccccgttgaaatcccacatggggtggcctctatactgaagcggctgcaccccccgcatgatgcatgtggccatgacctcgatcatggtcaatccggatcgagctaaaaaacttatccggctcatcaggtaaagaatgtccctgtcatcttcctccagggagctccgtggacgccagctccggcgcttcttcaaaggggcgttgtcgaactcaggaaggccgatccgaataggatccaggagggggacgtcttctatataaaaccattctgaaggccagtcttcggacgtcttctttggggtcccAGACAGGTATCTGGTCctggcaatacgccacacttcggctccccccacttgatatattgaccccttctgagaacggggcacaaggcagaacaacttcttccacagagcaaaatgagcctcacagcccaaaaacaactcgcaaagggctacgaatcccgcgatatgcagcacggaagcaggcgtaaggttgtgcaactggaggccatagaactccaggagcccccggagaaacagatgaattgggaatccgagccctcttaccaaataagggacaaggcataccctctctcccttggagggattgggaaggctctccgcttgctctccgccattataggtggcaagcccggctcgaaccgggaccaggtacgctgggggaagaaatcccttggactgaagcatcactaatttgctgtgcgggacggaacatctctcccaatctccaggcttggagctaggggtgcgagaggaggagctgcgtcgaccggccatgatggaatggatctctgtcgggtgcgctccgacgaaggctcgccaagggaggatggtgtgatttggatctgaatcctcgtctttttaaataggcggctcattcacacagctagggggtaaatgtggaaacaccctggctcttcacattcgctcgacacgtggaaagtggccattattgggcgtagaagccaaggagtacaacattcacaagaaaccggacattatttcgacaggtacacagaatttggagaggaacccgccttgcaatgccgaagacaatactgcgcgccggactcatcgtcattgaagcctggttcgggggctactgagggagtcctggattagggggtctccggacagccggactatatcctttggccggactgttggactatgaagatacaagattgaagacttcgtctcgtgtccggatgggactctacttggcgtggaaggcaagctaggcaatacgtatatggatatctcctcctttgtaaccgaccttgtgtaaccctaaccctctccggtgtctatataaaccgaagggtttttagtccataggacaacaatcacaatatacaatcataccataggctagcttctagggtttagcctctctgatctcgtggtagatctactcttgtactactcatatcatcaatattaatcaagtaggacatagggttttacctccatcaagagggcccgaacctaggtaaaacatcgtgtcccctgcctcctgttaccatccggcctagacgcacagttcgggaccccctacccgagatccgccggttttgacaccgacaagaactttggagtgattcttcatcgaaccttgagggatggttatatgatccaattatattagcattgttgagagactgcactagcgaaagtacggactctaggcctcattttcaagcattgcaataccatttgtgctcactttgggtacttgctaccttgttgtttttattgttcctattacaaaaatcaatatctactgtcattactacacttgtatcaccatctcttcgccgaactagcgcacctatacaatttaccattgtatttggtgtgttggggacacaagagactctttgttatttggttgcagggttgtttgagagagaccatcttcatcctatgcctcccatggattgataaaccttaggccatccacttgagggaaatttgctactaacctacaaaactctgcacttggaggcccaatacgagtctacaagaacaaactgtgtagtagacatcaggtatcATTAGCATGTTGTAACATATTAAATCCGTTATTCTCTCCATCCCCCCAAAACCCCTTTCACTATATCATTATCTCTAGCATTTTTCAAAATCACAGCTAGGGCATTAGCAGCTATGTCAAACAACATGGGTGACATAGCATCCCCCTAACGCATACCTTTGAAAGTTTTAAAGTAAGGTCCAATTATATCATTGACTCTCACACCCACGTGTCCCCCTCTCATGGTTTTCATAACCCAGTCACACCACTTGTCAGGGAAGCCTTTTAGTTGTAGCATTTTCATAACAAAAGGCCATTTTATTTTGTCGTATGCCTTTTGAAAATCTACCTTAAAGATCAAGGCATCTTGTTCATGGGTATGAATAGTGTTCAATGCTTCATGCAAGATCACAACCCCCTCCATTATGTATCTCCCTTTGACAAAGGCAGTCTGAGTTGGGGAGATCACTCGAGAGGAACACTCATTCAGCCTATTCATAAGTAGTTTAGTAATAATTTTGAAGCTAACATTCAGGAACATATTGGTCTAAATTTTTGGATTTGTTTAGCATCAACAGTTTTGGGGACTAATGTAATAATCCCATAATTCAATCTATTGATGTCTAGCTTTCCAGTGGCAAAATCCTCTACCAAGTTCTTTAGATCCCACTTGACCAAATCCCAGAAAACCTGATAAAAATCAGCAGGGAAGCCATCAGGTCCTAGACTCTTGTTTCTTTTCATCCCAAAAACCACATCTTTGATTGCTGAGAGGGTAAAAGGTCTAATAAGCTTATCAGCTTCATCATCTGATTTTTTTAGGTTTGGGTCATCAAGGAGACATTAGAGATATCAGGGTGACCAAACATTTTTTTTTGTAAAAATCAGTGTTGTAAGTTAACAAACCCCCCTCGATAACCCCTTCCTCCTGTTCTAGTGAAGTGATTCTATTTTTTCCTCCTACCATTTACTCTAGCATGGTAGTATATGGTATTCCCATCACCATCAGTGATCTCTTTATCTTTATATCTCTGTAGCCATTTTATTTCTTCTTGTTTAAGCAGTCTCTCCAATTGTCTTCTCAAGTCAATTTGTTCTTGTCCATCAAAAGCACACAACCCCAGGCTTTCAGCCCTCCTATCAATGTTGTCCAGTCTTTCCAAAAAAATTACTTTAATTTTTTATACCAAGCATCTACTTTTTTGTTCCAACCCTTAATTTTCTTTCTCAGAATCCTAAACCGAGCTTGCCATCTTTCAAAAGTATCATCTCTGAATCGCTCTCTCAAATTCCATTGGTTTCCATATCTAAAGATAGGTCCACTATTAACATTCTCTCCAGTATCTATAAACAAGGTGCACTCGGTCCCCCCCTTGTATCAAGGTTGTGTGGCGTCTCGACTATTAACACCGTGATCTCATGAAATACAATCTCCTTTCCCCTGAAGAAAAAAAACTGTGAACAAAAAGGTAGCCAGCAATGCACTGCCAGTACGCAGGCGCAACCGAAGTCCTACTTGACAACATTACAATATTCTATCCATCCAGCGAGCAAACACATCTCAGTTGTTCGCTGCTGTCACGGAGAATCCTTTGCAGTATCACAGTCCCGGTAGTCTCCATTCTCTTTTCTTATGCCTTTCTCGTTTGTGGGTGGTTGTCCGTACCTGCCGATCAAACCTGTAGATAGAGCAGAAAAAATATTAGAAGCGAGGAATGATAATCGGGGCACCAAAAAGGTTCACATCAGGTGGGCAAGCTGTCCGTTCGAGTATTCTTCCCGCAACAAAAAGAGTACCACCGCCACGTACGAGCGCAGATCGGCCAATCACAGAAGCCTTCTGCGCCTCCGTATCCCGCACACAACACAACAGCGCGCCCGCCCCGCATCTCCCACTTCGCTCCCGGCCACGCGGGCCACCCAGACTCCaaaccccacacgtcagtgacagcgGCCGCAGATCACACCCGCCCTCCCTACCCGCCGCCCGGGCCAgcaaccgcctccccctcgccgtgcccgggaccccccccccccccccgcaccgccGTGAGGTTTATACCAGAGTTTGCGAGTCAACtcgcgccaccgccaccgccaccacgcgCGCGGAGACCTCTCCCCCCCAGGGCGTCGCCGACGTGGCGTGGCCTCCGCGCGGTTCCGCTCCGGCGAGGCGGGCCGATTTGGCGGGCCAAGGGATGGGAGATCTGGCGGCGGGCAGGAGATGGTGAGCGCCAGCACTAGCCGGGGCGGCTCGGGTCGCGCCGCTcagaggggcggcggcggaggcggcgccctGCCCGGGAGCCCGCGGGTGTCCGCGGCGGCGCAGCGCAGGTGGTGGGGGGCCTCGGGCCCGTCGCTGGAGCGGGTCGCCCTCGCCTTCTGCGTCGCCTCCGTGGCGCTCGCGCTCTCCTGCGCGCTCTACCTCTACGTGCTCCGCTACCTCGGGCGGGGGCAGGCCGTGGCCGGGTTCGTCGGGGAGGACCTCGGGGCGTGCGACGTGTTCGACGGCAACTGGGTCCCCGACGCGGCCTACCCGCTCTACAACAGCTCCGACTGCCCCTTCGCGGAGAAGGGGTTCAACTGCCTGGCCAACGGCAGGGAGGACACCGGCTACCTCAAATGGCGGTGGAGGCCGCGCCGCTGCGACGTGCCGAGGTTCACCGCCGGCGCCGCGCTCGAGCGGCTCAGGGGGAAGCGTGTCGTCTTCGTCGGGGATTCCATGAGCCGCACGCAGTGGGAGTCCTTCATCTGCATGCTCATGCCCGGGGTGGAGGATCCCAAGACCGTCTACGAGGTGAATGGGAACGAGATCAGCAAGACCATACGGTTCCTGGGTGTGAGGTTTGCGTCCTTCGACCTCACCGTGGAATTCTTCCGGTCCGTGTTCCTTGTCGAGCAGCGCCCTGCGCCCAGGCATGCGCCCAAGAGGGTCAAATCGACTCTGAGGCTGGACAAGATGGATAATATCAGTCGGAAATGGGTGAATGCCGATGTTCTGATTTTCAACACCGGGCACTGGTGGACTCCCACCAAATTGTTTAATACGTAAGTTTTCTTGCTCTGTTTTGCTATGCTCGTTTAGTTCTAACCATGATAAATGTGTGTTTTCAGTACTGTAAGTATCTTGTTCGTCTTTCTCATATTTCATTAGAATCATatttaatgtgtgtgtgtgtgtgtgtgtgtgtgtgtgtaattagTTGAATTGGGCACAAAAAACAGTATGAATAGGTAATACAAACTCCATTTCGATGATGTTACCTACTTTAAGTATTTGTAAGCTCCCAAGGATCCATTTGGCATCACTGTGGATTACGAATTTGGTTAAGTTGGTTTTAGGTAACTGGGTGTTTGGCTACCTGTTTTTTTCCCTGTCAAGTTGCAAACAAATATGTATCTGCATTCCTGAACATATGAGATGAAATTTGAGACGAAAAACATTTAATTCACTTCTACTTAGCAGATTAATAGGATTTTGTACTATTTCATCAACTTAAAAAATAAGTACAGCGAGCACAACACAACAACCGCAAGCTTGAGCCTAACTCAACTTCTTGTTTCTATGCACCTCAAATCAAATGTATACATGGAAATGAGAGGAAAATATCAATTATACTCATATCCTATTCTAACAGTGAGATGCCAATTATTTCCATATTCTAGCAATGCCATGATTCTGAAATCATGGAAACGAGAGGAAAATAGCAATGCCATGGTTATACTCATATTCTATTCTAACAGTGAGATGCTGCTTAGGTGCGAATATGCACAGCAAATTTGACACTGGGATGAGATGACTTGTGTGAATAAGTCAGAGGGGAACATAATGTGTTAGTGGAAGAACCAATCAAGAAATAATAGGACAGGGAAAAATTTACGATTAGCCGTCCCATCATGCATTTCACATTACCCTTCCCAGTCGATCTACCTCATAAAGTTCCTCCCACAAACCTTAGCGCTAGTTCCATCAGTTGTGATCCATCCCCTCACCCTTCTTCAGTTCCCAACATTTTTACCTTATTGTCCTTCACTAGCTTCTTTTATGCCAAGCTGAGCATAAATCTGCGAAACAGTGTGCCCCTAGCCTATCTTCCTGCTCATCACAGGCACGGGCGTGACATTGGTTAAGCAGGGGCTAATGGTAATGACATTGCTAATTGACAATATGAACAGGT
Proteins encoded in this window:
- the LOC123056814 gene encoding protein trichome berefringence-like 7, giving the protein MVSASTSRGGSGRAAQRGGGGGGALPGSPRVSAAAQRRWWGASGPSLERVALAFCVASVALALSCALYLYVLRYLGRGQAVAGFVGEDLGACDVFDGNWVPDAAYPLYNSSDCPFAEKGFNCLANGREDTGYLKWRWRPRRCDVPRFTAGAALERLRGKRVVFVGDSMSRTQWESFICMLMPGVEDPKTVYEVNGNEISKTIRFLGVRFASFDLTVEFFRSVFLVEQRPAPRHAPKRVKSTLRLDKMDNISRKWVNADVLIFNTGHWWTPTKLFNTGCYFQAGRALKLGTTIDAAFRMALQTWASWVEKRVDLNRTHVFFRTYEPSHWSDLNQTICEVTEKPSPEAKGNDKSELGDILGDVVANMNVPITVLNVTLMGAFRTDAHVGAWSYPPTILDCSHWCLPGVPDAWNELVFSYLFTNGWRKMAG